From Triticum aestivum cultivar Chinese Spring chromosome 4A, IWGSC CS RefSeq v2.1, whole genome shotgun sequence, a single genomic window includes:
- the LOC123083118 gene encoding KRR1 small subunit processome component, with amino-acid sequence MTVSTTRKTRDPYIVVKARDLTRLLSRSVPVHQAIKILNDDMTCDIIKIGDLVRNRKRFSERRERLLGPNMSTLKAIENLTGCYILVQGNTVAAMGSLDGRGLKQVRKIAEDCMNNIKGPLDHIQEFKKEREPAKTPALTNESWGRILPEYEKENIKLKKPYTPFPSPQQPSKTDIELENGKHSLSDKKKSTKKLQEKPDKQSKKVDGNKRTREAASIPPKGSTAGSSESAMATSGDNEVADMVAMPSKKKAKK; translated from the exons ATGACGGTTTCGACCACCAGGAAGACCAGGGACCCCTACATTGTTGTCAAGGCCAGGGACCTGACCAGACTCCTGTCGCGGAGTGTCCCTGTACATCAG GCGATTAAAATACTCAATGATGATATGACCTGCGATATTATTAAGATTGGTGACCTCGTAAGGAATAGG AAAAGGTTTTCTGAACGGAGAGAGCGTCTGTTAGGACCTAATATGTCTACCCTTAAG GCCATAGAGAATTTGACTGGCTGCTACATCTTAGTTCAG GGAAATACTGTTGCTGCCATGGGTTCCCTCGACGGAAGGGGACTAAAACAAGTCAGAAAGATTGCAGAAGATTGCATGAATAACATAAAGGGTCCACTGGATCACATTCAG GAATTCAAAAAAGAACGTGAGCCGGCTAAAACACCTGCCCTGACTAATGAAAGCTGGGGCAGGATTCTACCAGAGTATGAGAA GGAGAATATCAAACTGAAGAAGCCGTACACACCCTTTCCATCTCCACAGCAGCCTAGCAAG ACTGATATTGAACTTGAGAATGGCAAGCATTCTCTGAGTGACAAAAAGAAGTCGACAAAGAAACTTCAAGAGAAGCCGGACAAGCAATCGAAGAAAGTGGATGGAAACAAAAGAACGAGAGAAGCTGCATCTATTCCCCCAAAG GGGAGCACTGCAGGTTCATCTGAGTCTGCCATGGCCACCAGTGGCGATAACGAGGTTGCTGATATGGTGGCCATGCCCTCAAAG AAGAAGgcaaagaagtaa